The Parambassis ranga chromosome 19, fParRan2.1, whole genome shotgun sequence genome contains a region encoding:
- the mapta gene encoding microtubule-associated protein tau isoform X9, translated as MPDDKVLFLLPDLRLAMDYMNNASNSYSSGDTMNTSLANMTINDQHHQENGVAKMKENEAVLTENGLKSVSELSQQESSHCDDEVQPEASANKEGAEPVSELSEFESSSCEDEGRLAAGGAASTGQAKMDNGDKTQTATTPTSSLKRPSIVTKGNKTSSRNGHSSIPIKTSSTGLKQPGTGAKQTPGAKTSARTQPASAKKPLTQKNEKDAKSGQSSPGTPKSPSSQALSAKAAAEANKVKKIAVVRSTPKSPGSLKSRPPAPLAAAAPLPDLKNVRSKIGSTDNIKHQPGGGKVKILDQKLEYSNVQSKCGSKDNVKHVPGGGNVQILDKKLDLTNVQARCGSKDNLKHTPGGGKVKILDQKVDYSSVQSKCGSKDNIKHVPSGGNIQIVHKKIDLSNVTSKCGSKDNIRHKPGGGNIEIKNEKLEFKVQSKIGSLDNIGHVPGGGQRKIESHKLNFRETARARTDHGAEIVSLEESPQQLSTVSSSGSINMADSPQLSTLADQVSASLAKQGL; from the exons ATGCCGGATGACAAAGTGCTTTTCCTCCTA CCTGACCTGCGACTGGCAATGGACTACATGAACAACGCCTCAAACAGCTACAGTTCTGGTGACACCATGAACACCTCCTTAGCCAACATGACCATCAATGACCAGCACCACCAGGAGAATGGAGTCGCTAAAATGAAAG AGAATGAAGCAGTGCTGACTGAAAATGGGCTgaaatctgtgtctgagctctctCAGCAAGAGAGCAGCCACTGTGATGACGAGGTGCAGCCTG AGGCTTCTGCAAACAAAGAAGGTGCTGAACCTGTGTCCGAGCTCTCAGAATTTGAGAGCAGCTCTTGTGAAGATGAGGGGCGACTTG cagcaggaggagcagcttcaACAG GTCAAGCAAAGATGGATAATGGAGACAAG ACTCAAACTGCCACCACACCAACCTCTTCCCTTAAAAGACCATCCATAGTCACCAAGGGCAACAAAACATCCTCCCGAAATGGCCACAGCTCCATACCCATTAAAACCAGCAGCACAGGGCTAAAGCAGCCAGGA ACTGGTGCAAAGCAAACCCCAGGAGCCAAAACGTCTGCCAGAACTCAACCAG CTAGTGCCAAGAAACCCCTCACCCAAAAAAACGAAAAAg ATGCCAAGAGTGGACAGAGCAGCCCTGGCACTCCTAAATCCCCCTCTAGCCAAGCACTTTCGGCAAAGGCTGCAGCTGAGGCaaacaaagtgaagaagatTGCGGTGGTGCGTTCTACACCTAAATCCCCGGGCTCCCTGAAGAGCCGTCCACCAGCTCCTTTAGCCGCTGCTGCGCCGCTGCCAGACCTGAAGAACGTCAGGTCCAAGATCGGCTCCACAGACAACATCAAACATCAGCCTGGAGGTGGAAAG GTTAAAATCCTTGATCAGAAGCTGGAGTATAGTAATGTCCAGTCTAAGTGTGGCTCCAAAGACAATGTGAAACATGTACCCGGTGGCGGCAAT GTCCAAATCCTCGATAAGAAGCTGGACTTGACTAACGTTCAAGCCCGCTGTGGCTCTAAAGACAACTTAAAGCACACACCTGGAGGAGGAAAG GTTAAAATACTTGATCAGAAGGTGGACTATAGTAGTGTCCAGTCTAAGTGTGGCTCCAAAGACAATATCAAACATGTACCCAGTGGCGGCAAT ATTCAGATTGTGCACAAAAAGATCGACCTGAGCAACGTCACATCTAAATGTGGGTCAAAAGACAACATTCGTCACAAGCCAG GTGGTGGGAATATTGAGATCAAAAACGAGAAACTGGAGTTCAAAGTTCAGTCCAAAATTGGCTCTCTGGACAACATTGGACATGTTCCTGGAGGTGGACAgagaaag ATTGAGAGCCACAAACTGAACTTCCGCGAGACAGCCAGGGCCCGCACCGACCACGGCGCCGAGATCGTCTCTTTGGAAGAATCCCCCCAGCAGCTCAGCACCGTGTCCTCCTCCGGGAGCATCAACATGGCCGACTCTCCGCAGCTGTCCACGCTGGCTGACCAGGTGTCCGCCTCTCTGGCCAAGCAAGGCTTGTGA
- the mapta gene encoding microtubule-associated protein tau isoform X10, with translation MPDDKVLFLLPDLRLAMDYMNNASNSYSSGDTMNTSLANMTINDQHHQENGVAKMKENEAVLTENGLKSVSELSQQESSHCDDEVQPEASANKEGAEPVSELSEFESSSCEDEGRLAAGGAASTGQAKMDNGDKTQTATTPTSSLKRPSIVTKGNKTSSRNGHSSIPIKTSSTGLKQPGTGAKQTPGAKTSARTQPASAKKPLTQKNEKDAKSGQSSPGTPKSPSSQALSAKAAAEANKVKKIAVVRSTPKSPGSLKSRPPAPLAAAAPLPDLKNVRSKIGSTDNIKHQPGGGKVKILDQKLEYSNVQSKCGSKDNVKHVPGGGNVQILDKKLDLTNVQARCGSKDNLKHTPGGGKVQILDKKLDLSSVQSRCGSRDNIKHVPGGGNIQIVHKKIDLSNVTSKCGSKDNIRHKPGGGNIEIKNEKLEFKVQSKIGSLDNIGHVPGGGQRKIESHKLNFRETARARTDHGAEIVSLEESPQQLSTVSSSGSINMADSPQLSTLADQVSASLAKQGL, from the exons ATGCCGGATGACAAAGTGCTTTTCCTCCTA CCTGACCTGCGACTGGCAATGGACTACATGAACAACGCCTCAAACAGCTACAGTTCTGGTGACACCATGAACACCTCCTTAGCCAACATGACCATCAATGACCAGCACCACCAGGAGAATGGAGTCGCTAAAATGAAAG AGAATGAAGCAGTGCTGACTGAAAATGGGCTgaaatctgtgtctgagctctctCAGCAAGAGAGCAGCCACTGTGATGACGAGGTGCAGCCTG AGGCTTCTGCAAACAAAGAAGGTGCTGAACCTGTGTCCGAGCTCTCAGAATTTGAGAGCAGCTCTTGTGAAGATGAGGGGCGACTTG cagcaggaggagcagcttcaACAG GTCAAGCAAAGATGGATAATGGAGACAAG ACTCAAACTGCCACCACACCAACCTCTTCCCTTAAAAGACCATCCATAGTCACCAAGGGCAACAAAACATCCTCCCGAAATGGCCACAGCTCCATACCCATTAAAACCAGCAGCACAGGGCTAAAGCAGCCAGGA ACTGGTGCAAAGCAAACCCCAGGAGCCAAAACGTCTGCCAGAACTCAACCAG CTAGTGCCAAGAAACCCCTCACCCAAAAAAACGAAAAAg ATGCCAAGAGTGGACAGAGCAGCCCTGGCACTCCTAAATCCCCCTCTAGCCAAGCACTTTCGGCAAAGGCTGCAGCTGAGGCaaacaaagtgaagaagatTGCGGTGGTGCGTTCTACACCTAAATCCCCGGGCTCCCTGAAGAGCCGTCCACCAGCTCCTTTAGCCGCTGCTGCGCCGCTGCCAGACCTGAAGAACGTCAGGTCCAAGATCGGCTCCACAGACAACATCAAACATCAGCCTGGAGGTGGAAAG GTTAAAATCCTTGATCAGAAGCTGGAGTATAGTAATGTCCAGTCTAAGTGTGGCTCCAAAGACAATGTGAAACATGTACCCGGTGGCGGCAAT GTCCAAATCCTCGATAAGAAGCTGGACTTGACTAACGTTCAAGCCCGCTGTGGCTCTAAAGACAACTTAAAGCACACACCTGGAGGAGGAAAG GTACAAATTCTCGATAAGAAGTTGGACTTAAGCAGTGTGCAGTCCCGGTGCGGCTCCAGAGATAATATAAAACATGTACCCGGTGGTGGCAAT ATTCAGATTGTGCACAAAAAGATCGACCTGAGCAACGTCACATCTAAATGTGGGTCAAAAGACAACATTCGTCACAAGCCAG GTGGTGGGAATATTGAGATCAAAAACGAGAAACTGGAGTTCAAAGTTCAGTCCAAAATTGGCTCTCTGGACAACATTGGACATGTTCCTGGAGGTGGACAgagaaag ATTGAGAGCCACAAACTGAACTTCCGCGAGACAGCCAGGGCCCGCACCGACCACGGCGCCGAGATCGTCTCTTTGGAAGAATCCCCCCAGCAGCTCAGCACCGTGTCCTCCTCCGGGAGCATCAACATGGCCGACTCTCCGCAGCTGTCCACGCTGGCTGACCAGGTGTCCGCCTCTCTGGCCAAGCAAGGCTTGTGA
- the mapta gene encoding microtubule-associated protein tau isoform X11: MPDDKVLFLLPDLRLAMDYMNNASNSYSSGDTMNTSLANMTINDQHHQENGVAKMKENEAVLTENGLKSVSELSQQESSHCDDEVQPEASANKEGAEPVSELSEFESSSCEDEGRLAAGGAASTGQAKMDNGDKTQTATTPTSSLKRPSIVTKGNKTSSRNGHSSIPIKTSSTGLKQPGTGAKQTPGAKTSARTQPASAKKPLTQKNEKDAKSGQSSPGTPKSPSSQALSAKAAAEANKVKKIAVVRSTPKSPGSLKSRPPAPLAAAAPLPDLKNVRSKIGSTDNIKHQPGGGKVKILDQKLEYSNVQSKCGSKDNVKHVPGGGNVQILDKKLDLTNVQARCGSKDNLKHTPGGGKIQIVHKKIDLSNVTSKCGSKDNIRHKPGGGNIEIKNEKLEFKVQSKIGSLDNIGHVPGGGQRKIESHKLNFRETARARTDHGAEIVSLEESPQQLSTVSSSGSINMADSPQLSTLADQVSASLAKQGL, encoded by the exons ATGCCGGATGACAAAGTGCTTTTCCTCCTA CCTGACCTGCGACTGGCAATGGACTACATGAACAACGCCTCAAACAGCTACAGTTCTGGTGACACCATGAACACCTCCTTAGCCAACATGACCATCAATGACCAGCACCACCAGGAGAATGGAGTCGCTAAAATGAAAG AGAATGAAGCAGTGCTGACTGAAAATGGGCTgaaatctgtgtctgagctctctCAGCAAGAGAGCAGCCACTGTGATGACGAGGTGCAGCCTG AGGCTTCTGCAAACAAAGAAGGTGCTGAACCTGTGTCCGAGCTCTCAGAATTTGAGAGCAGCTCTTGTGAAGATGAGGGGCGACTTG cagcaggaggagcagcttcaACAG GTCAAGCAAAGATGGATAATGGAGACAAG ACTCAAACTGCCACCACACCAACCTCTTCCCTTAAAAGACCATCCATAGTCACCAAGGGCAACAAAACATCCTCCCGAAATGGCCACAGCTCCATACCCATTAAAACCAGCAGCACAGGGCTAAAGCAGCCAGGA ACTGGTGCAAAGCAAACCCCAGGAGCCAAAACGTCTGCCAGAACTCAACCAG CTAGTGCCAAGAAACCCCTCACCCAAAAAAACGAAAAAg ATGCCAAGAGTGGACAGAGCAGCCCTGGCACTCCTAAATCCCCCTCTAGCCAAGCACTTTCGGCAAAGGCTGCAGCTGAGGCaaacaaagtgaagaagatTGCGGTGGTGCGTTCTACACCTAAATCCCCGGGCTCCCTGAAGAGCCGTCCACCAGCTCCTTTAGCCGCTGCTGCGCCGCTGCCAGACCTGAAGAACGTCAGGTCCAAGATCGGCTCCACAGACAACATCAAACATCAGCCTGGAGGTGGAAAG GTTAAAATCCTTGATCAGAAGCTGGAGTATAGTAATGTCCAGTCTAAGTGTGGCTCCAAAGACAATGTGAAACATGTACCCGGTGGCGGCAAT GTCCAAATCCTCGATAAGAAGCTGGACTTGACTAACGTTCAAGCCCGCTGTGGCTCTAAAGACAACTTAAAGCACACACCTGGAGGAGGAAAG ATTCAGATTGTGCACAAAAAGATCGACCTGAGCAACGTCACATCTAAATGTGGGTCAAAAGACAACATTCGTCACAAGCCAG GTGGTGGGAATATTGAGATCAAAAACGAGAAACTGGAGTTCAAAGTTCAGTCCAAAATTGGCTCTCTGGACAACATTGGACATGTTCCTGGAGGTGGACAgagaaag ATTGAGAGCCACAAACTGAACTTCCGCGAGACAGCCAGGGCCCGCACCGACCACGGCGCCGAGATCGTCTCTTTGGAAGAATCCCCCCAGCAGCTCAGCACCGTGTCCTCCTCCGGGAGCATCAACATGGCCGACTCTCCGCAGCTGTCCACGCTGGCTGACCAGGTGTCCGCCTCTCTGGCCAAGCAAGGCTTGTGA
- the mapta gene encoding microtubule-associated protein tau isoform X4 produces MPDDKVLFLLPDLRLAMDYMNNASNSYSSGDTMNTSLANMTINDQHHQENGVAKMKENEAVLTENGLKSVSELSQQESSHCDDEVQPEASANKEGAEPVSELSEFESSSCEDEGRLAAGGAASTGQAKMDNGDKTQTATTPTSSLKRPSIVTKGNKTSSRNGHSSIPIKTSSTGLKQPGTGAKQTPGAKTSARTQPDAKSGQSSPGTPKSPSSQALSAKAAAEANKVKKIAVVRSTPKSPGSLKSRPPAPLAAAAPLPDLKNVRSKIGSTDNIKHQPGGGKVKILDQKLEYSNVQSKCGSKDNVKHVPGGGNVQILDKKLDLTNVQARCGSKDNLKHTPGGGKVKILDQKVDYSSVQSKCGSKDNIKHVPSGGNVQILDKKLDLSSVQSRCGSRDNIKHVPGGGNIQIVHKKIDLSNVTSKCGSKDNIRHKPGGGNIEIKNEKLEFKVQSKIGSLDNIGHVPGGGQRKIESHKLNFRETARARTDHGAEIVSLEESPQQLSTVSSSGSINMADSPQLSTLADQVSASLAKQGL; encoded by the exons ATGCCGGATGACAAAGTGCTTTTCCTCCTA CCTGACCTGCGACTGGCAATGGACTACATGAACAACGCCTCAAACAGCTACAGTTCTGGTGACACCATGAACACCTCCTTAGCCAACATGACCATCAATGACCAGCACCACCAGGAGAATGGAGTCGCTAAAATGAAAG AGAATGAAGCAGTGCTGACTGAAAATGGGCTgaaatctgtgtctgagctctctCAGCAAGAGAGCAGCCACTGTGATGACGAGGTGCAGCCTG AGGCTTCTGCAAACAAAGAAGGTGCTGAACCTGTGTCCGAGCTCTCAGAATTTGAGAGCAGCTCTTGTGAAGATGAGGGGCGACTTG cagcaggaggagcagcttcaACAG GTCAAGCAAAGATGGATAATGGAGACAAG ACTCAAACTGCCACCACACCAACCTCTTCCCTTAAAAGACCATCCATAGTCACCAAGGGCAACAAAACATCCTCCCGAAATGGCCACAGCTCCATACCCATTAAAACCAGCAGCACAGGGCTAAAGCAGCCAGGA ACTGGTGCAAAGCAAACCCCAGGAGCCAAAACGTCTGCCAGAACTCAACCAG ATGCCAAGAGTGGACAGAGCAGCCCTGGCACTCCTAAATCCCCCTCTAGCCAAGCACTTTCGGCAAAGGCTGCAGCTGAGGCaaacaaagtgaagaagatTGCGGTGGTGCGTTCTACACCTAAATCCCCGGGCTCCCTGAAGAGCCGTCCACCAGCTCCTTTAGCCGCTGCTGCGCCGCTGCCAGACCTGAAGAACGTCAGGTCCAAGATCGGCTCCACAGACAACATCAAACATCAGCCTGGAGGTGGAAAG GTTAAAATCCTTGATCAGAAGCTGGAGTATAGTAATGTCCAGTCTAAGTGTGGCTCCAAAGACAATGTGAAACATGTACCCGGTGGCGGCAAT GTCCAAATCCTCGATAAGAAGCTGGACTTGACTAACGTTCAAGCCCGCTGTGGCTCTAAAGACAACTTAAAGCACACACCTGGAGGAGGAAAG GTTAAAATACTTGATCAGAAGGTGGACTATAGTAGTGTCCAGTCTAAGTGTGGCTCCAAAGACAATATCAAACATGTACCCAGTGGCGGCAAT GTACAAATTCTCGATAAGAAGTTGGACTTAAGCAGTGTGCAGTCCCGGTGCGGCTCCAGAGATAATATAAAACATGTACCCGGTGGTGGCAAT ATTCAGATTGTGCACAAAAAGATCGACCTGAGCAACGTCACATCTAAATGTGGGTCAAAAGACAACATTCGTCACAAGCCAG GTGGTGGGAATATTGAGATCAAAAACGAGAAACTGGAGTTCAAAGTTCAGTCCAAAATTGGCTCTCTGGACAACATTGGACATGTTCCTGGAGGTGGACAgagaaag ATTGAGAGCCACAAACTGAACTTCCGCGAGACAGCCAGGGCCCGCACCGACCACGGCGCCGAGATCGTCTCTTTGGAAGAATCCCCCCAGCAGCTCAGCACCGTGTCCTCCTCCGGGAGCATCAACATGGCCGACTCTCCGCAGCTGTCCACGCTGGCTGACCAGGTGTCCGCCTCTCTGGCCAAGCAAGGCTTGTGA
- the mapta gene encoding microtubule-associated protein tau isoform X6 — protein MDYMNNASNSYSSGDTMNTSLANMTINDQHHQENGVAKMKENEAVLTENGLKSVSELSQQESSHCDDEVQPEASANKEGAEPVSELSEFESSSCEDEGRLAAGGAASTGQAKMDNGDKTQTATTPTSSLKRPSIVTKGNKTSSRNGHSSIPIKTSSTGLKQPGTGAKQTPGAKTSARTQPASAKKPLTQKNEKDAKSGQSSPGTPKSPSSQALSAKAAAEANKVKKIAVVRSTPKSPGSLKSRPPAPLAAAAPLPDLKNVRSKIGSTDNIKHQPGGGKVKILDQKLEYSNVQSKCGSKDNVKHVPGGGNVQILDKKLDLTNVQARCGSKDNLKHTPGGGKVKILDQKVDYSSVQSKCGSKDNIKHVPSGGNVQILDKKLDLSSVQSRCGSRDNIKHVPGGGNIQIVHKKIDLSNVTSKCGSKDNIRHKPGGGNIEIKNEKLEFKVQSKIGSLDNIGHVPGGGQRKIESHKLNFRETARARTDHGAEIVSLEESPQQLSTVSSSGSINMADSPQLSTLADQVSASLAKQGL, from the exons ATGGACTACATGAACAACGCCTCAAACAGCTACAGTTCTGGTGACACCATGAACACCTCCTTAGCCAACATGACCATCAATGACCAGCACCACCAGGAGAATGGAGTCGCTAAAATGAAAG AGAATGAAGCAGTGCTGACTGAAAATGGGCTgaaatctgtgtctgagctctctCAGCAAGAGAGCAGCCACTGTGATGACGAGGTGCAGCCTG AGGCTTCTGCAAACAAAGAAGGTGCTGAACCTGTGTCCGAGCTCTCAGAATTTGAGAGCAGCTCTTGTGAAGATGAGGGGCGACTTG cagcaggaggagcagcttcaACAG GTCAAGCAAAGATGGATAATGGAGACAAG ACTCAAACTGCCACCACACCAACCTCTTCCCTTAAAAGACCATCCATAGTCACCAAGGGCAACAAAACATCCTCCCGAAATGGCCACAGCTCCATACCCATTAAAACCAGCAGCACAGGGCTAAAGCAGCCAGGA ACTGGTGCAAAGCAAACCCCAGGAGCCAAAACGTCTGCCAGAACTCAACCAG CTAGTGCCAAGAAACCCCTCACCCAAAAAAACGAAAAAg ATGCCAAGAGTGGACAGAGCAGCCCTGGCACTCCTAAATCCCCCTCTAGCCAAGCACTTTCGGCAAAGGCTGCAGCTGAGGCaaacaaagtgaagaagatTGCGGTGGTGCGTTCTACACCTAAATCCCCGGGCTCCCTGAAGAGCCGTCCACCAGCTCCTTTAGCCGCTGCTGCGCCGCTGCCAGACCTGAAGAACGTCAGGTCCAAGATCGGCTCCACAGACAACATCAAACATCAGCCTGGAGGTGGAAAG GTTAAAATCCTTGATCAGAAGCTGGAGTATAGTAATGTCCAGTCTAAGTGTGGCTCCAAAGACAATGTGAAACATGTACCCGGTGGCGGCAAT GTCCAAATCCTCGATAAGAAGCTGGACTTGACTAACGTTCAAGCCCGCTGTGGCTCTAAAGACAACTTAAAGCACACACCTGGAGGAGGAAAG GTTAAAATACTTGATCAGAAGGTGGACTATAGTAGTGTCCAGTCTAAGTGTGGCTCCAAAGACAATATCAAACATGTACCCAGTGGCGGCAAT GTACAAATTCTCGATAAGAAGTTGGACTTAAGCAGTGTGCAGTCCCGGTGCGGCTCCAGAGATAATATAAAACATGTACCCGGTGGTGGCAAT ATTCAGATTGTGCACAAAAAGATCGACCTGAGCAACGTCACATCTAAATGTGGGTCAAAAGACAACATTCGTCACAAGCCAG GTGGTGGGAATATTGAGATCAAAAACGAGAAACTGGAGTTCAAAGTTCAGTCCAAAATTGGCTCTCTGGACAACATTGGACATGTTCCTGGAGGTGGACAgagaaag ATTGAGAGCCACAAACTGAACTTCCGCGAGACAGCCAGGGCCCGCACCGACCACGGCGCCGAGATCGTCTCTTTGGAAGAATCCCCCCAGCAGCTCAGCACCGTGTCCTCCTCCGGGAGCATCAACATGGCCGACTCTCCGCAGCTGTCCACGCTGGCTGACCAGGTGTCCGCCTCTCTGGCCAAGCAAGGCTTGTGA